One window of Pocillopora verrucosa isolate sample1 chromosome 9, ASM3666991v2, whole genome shotgun sequence genomic DNA carries:
- the LOC131778232 gene encoding octopamine receptor beta-2R-like, which translates to MDILQEVNTSTQATTEGDPRSLVTVCFEATILGLIILAAVFGNSLILTSLYRFTCLQTKTNVFVLNLAIADLFLAVLAMPFTLVSSITYDWIFGTVMCQILGALNSIFCEASICTLTFVSIERFIAIVYPLNYERLITTKRVKIIISCIWLQAVICVFSTFIFSEFKFLKFEAVCTVNWERNFAYTFIFAFIFLFVPFLITAVLYCIILKTAIRQRQRINVIKVGEISSERCGKKVPTGEKKTKKEYKATVMIAIVIGTFCLCWFPHSIGVFCIIDPNCNWDDSFFVATTWLAMLNSAMNSIIYGLMNRSFRRAFKSVLCCERYVGNEDLATNIQQERITGDRKSNLLNRYSQHQ; encoded by the coding sequence atggaTATTTTACAGGAAGTCAATACATCAACGCAAGCAACTACAGAAGGCGACCCACGTTCCTTGGTAACAGTGTGCTTCGAAGCAACCATTTTGGGTTTAATAATTCTCGCTGCTGTATTCGGGAACTCTTTGattttgacatccttgtatCGCTTCACTTGTCTACAAACCAAGacgaatgtttttgttttgaacctaGCGATCGCGGATTTATTTCTCGCTGTACTAGCGATGCCTTTTACGCTCGTCTCTTCCATAACTTACGACTGGATCTTCGGAACAGTAATGTGCCAAATCCTTGGCGCGTTAAACTCTATTTTCTGCGAAGCATCGATATGCACATTAACTTTCGTAAGCATCGAACGATTCATAGCAATAGTCTATCCTTTGAATTACGAAAGATTAATCACTACTAAACGGGTGAAAATCATCATTAGCTGTATTTGGTTGCAAGCTGTTATATGTGTGTTTTCCACGttcattttctctgaattcaAGTTCTTGAAATTCGAAGCGGTTTGCACAGTGAATTGGGAACGGAATTTTGCTTACACGTTCATTTTCgccttcattttcctttttgtacCTTTTCTTATAACGGCTGTGTTGTActgtattattttaaaaacagccATAAGGCAGCGCCAGCGCATCAATGTCATCAAAGTCGGCGAGATCTCTTCCGAAAGATGTGGGAAAAAGGTCCCGACcggagaaaaaaagacaaaaaaggaatATAAAGCAACTGTCATGATTGCAATTGTGATAGGAACTTTCTGCCTCTGCTGGTTTCCGCATTCAATCGGTGTTTTCTGCATTATTGACCCGAACTGCAACTGGGACGATTCTTTTTTCGTGGCGACTACATGGCTTGCTATGTTAAATAGTGCCATGAACTCCATCATCTATGGTTTGATGAACCGCAGTTTCAGGCGCGCTTTTAAGAGCGTTTTATGCTGTGAGCGTTACGTAGGGAACGAGGACTTAGCAACAAATATTCAACAAGAGAGAATAACAGGCGATAGGAAGAGCAATTTGTTAAACCGATATTCTCAACATCAATAG